In Desulfovibrio sp. X2, a single window of DNA contains:
- a CDS encoding TrkH family potassium uptake protein, which produces MRLSAVFSPFTYPIYFFLATILAGTVLLMLPGSLNGASIDFVDALFTATSATCVTGLAVVDTGTHFSRMGQGVILSMIQLGGLGIMTYASLVFYLWRRKVTLTDRLAVGQSLMHDSTFSLGRFLVRLVAWTAALEGIGALLLHSFDPHGFTPWSAVFHSISAFCNAGFGLHADSLTQWRGNAGVNLTIMGLIVLGGLGFSVIVELEGWLTGHLPWRRRGQRRKPRLSWYARTVLAVSAFLIVGGAAAIYMAEVVGLDRGLSFSEGVLAAFFQSVTCRTAGFNTLDVGQLTTISLLVMTFLMFVGGSPGSCAGGVKTTTLRVLWAFAVSKIKGRQQPVVGRFAVDRETVARAVSLTLVAIFLVAFGTLWLVVSEGGDVPHPAARGLFLEILFEVVSAFGTVGLSMGITPTLSVSGKIVITLLMFVGRLGPIVFLTALGRLQEQPRYVWPEESMLIG; this is translated from the coding sequence ATGCGTCTATCCGCCGTCTTTTCGCCCTTCACCTATCCCATCTACTTCTTCCTGGCGACAATTCTGGCCGGGACGGTGCTGCTCATGCTCCCGGGGAGCCTGAACGGCGCTTCGATCGACTTCGTGGACGCCCTGTTCACCGCCACCTCGGCCACCTGCGTCACCGGTCTCGCCGTCGTGGACACGGGCACCCATTTCAGCCGCATGGGCCAGGGCGTCATCCTCTCCATGATCCAGCTCGGCGGCCTGGGCATCATGACCTACGCGAGCCTCGTCTTCTATCTCTGGCGACGCAAGGTGACCCTGACCGACCGCCTGGCAGTGGGGCAGAGCCTGATGCACGACTCGACCTTCAGCCTGGGGCGCTTCCTGGTCCGGCTGGTGGCCTGGACCGCGGCGCTTGAGGGCATCGGCGCGCTGCTGCTCCATTCCTTCGATCCGCACGGCTTCACGCCGTGGTCGGCCGTGTTCCATTCCATCTCCGCCTTCTGCAACGCGGGCTTCGGACTCCACGCCGACAGCCTCACGCAGTGGCGCGGCAACGCGGGCGTGAACCTGACCATCATGGGGCTCATCGTCCTCGGCGGCCTCGGCTTCTCGGTCATCGTCGAGCTCGAGGGTTGGCTCACGGGGCACCTGCCCTGGCGGCGCAGAGGGCAGCGACGCAAGCCGCGCCTGTCCTGGTACGCGCGCACGGTGCTCGCGGTCAGCGCCTTCCTCATCGTGGGTGGCGCGGCGGCCATCTACATGGCCGAGGTCGTGGGGCTGGACAGGGGGCTCTCCTTTTCCGAGGGCGTGCTGGCCGCGTTCTTCCAGAGCGTCACCTGCCGCACCGCAGGGTTCAACACCCTGGACGTGGGCCAGCTGACGACCATCTCGCTCCTGGTCATGACCTTCCTCATGTTCGTGGGCGGCTCGCCGGGCAGCTGCGCGGGCGGTGTCAAGACCACCACGCTGCGCGTGCTCTGGGCCTTCGCCGTGTCCAAGATCAAGGGGCGGCAGCAGCCTGTGGTCGGCAGGTTCGCCGTGGACCGCGAGACGGTCGCCCGGGCGGTCTCCCTTACCCTCGTGGCCATCTTCCTGGTGGCCTTCGGCACACTCTGGCTGGTCGTCAGCGAAGGCGGGGACGTGCCGCATCCCGCGGCGCGCGGCCTGTTCCTGGAGATACTTTTCGAGGTCGTCTCGGCCTTCGGCACCGTGGGGCTGTCCATGGGCATCACCCCCACGCTCAGCGTCTCCGGCAAGATCGTCATCACACTGCTCATGTTCGTGGGCCGACTCGGCCCCATCGTCTTCCTCACGGCCCTGGGGCGGCTGCAGGAGCAGCCGCGCTACGTCTGGCCCGAGGAGAGCATGCTCATCGGCTAG
- a CDS encoding aspartate kinase: MNIVVQKFGGTSVAGLERMKRVLEIVKRTLAEGNKVVIVLSAMSGETNRLLGLAQEWSKTPDPAELDVLATTGEQVSIALFSMLCKDAGIRARSLLGHQIQIKTTCDFTNARILDIDTLTLRALLDKYDVLVVAGFQGCDEEGRLTTLGRGGSDTSGVALAAALGASTCEIYTDVEGVFTTDPNICDQARKLDRVSYEEMLEMASMGAKVLQIRSVEFAKKYNVPVHVRSTFTDNPGTIVSQEDPSMEYVLVSGIAYDKDQARVTIYDVLDQPGVAASIFGPIAEKGILVDMIIQNTSRDGHTDMTFTVSRKDLEKILPLLDAIEKDIGAKDIQYDTGVCKVSVIGVGMRNHSGVAARAFKALSREGINLLMLSTSEIKITMLIEDKYAELAVRTLHEEFELDKHPGERKVGEV, from the coding sequence ATGAATATCGTCGTGCAGAAATTCGGCGGCACTTCGGTCGCCGGCCTGGAACGGATGAAGAGGGTCCTCGAGATCGTCAAGCGCACGCTGGCCGAGGGCAACAAGGTCGTCATCGTGCTTTCCGCCATGTCCGGCGAGACCAACCGCCTCCTGGGGCTAGCCCAGGAGTGGTCCAAGACCCCCGATCCGGCCGAGCTCGACGTGCTCGCGACCACGGGCGAGCAGGTCTCCATCGCGCTCTTCTCCATGCTCTGCAAGGATGCCGGGATCAGGGCGCGCTCCCTGCTCGGCCATCAGATACAGATCAAGACCACCTGCGACTTCACCAACGCCCGCATCCTGGACATCGACACCCTGACGCTGCGCGCCCTGCTCGACAAGTACGACGTGCTCGTGGTGGCCGGATTCCAGGGCTGCGACGAGGAAGGCCGTCTGACCACGCTCGGCCGGGGCGGATCCGACACCTCCGGAGTGGCCCTGGCCGCCGCGCTCGGAGCCTCCACCTGCGAGATCTACACCGACGTGGAAGGCGTCTTCACCACCGATCCCAACATCTGCGACCAGGCCCGCAAGCTGGACCGCGTGAGCTACGAAGAAATGCTCGAGATGGCCAGCATGGGCGCCAAGGTACTGCAGATCCGCTCCGTCGAATTCGCCAAGAAGTACAACGTCCCCGTGCACGTGCGCTCGACCTTCACCGACAATCCCGGCACCATCGTGTCCCAGGAGGATCCGTCCATGGAATACGTTCTCGTTTCCGGCATCGCCTACGACAAGGACCAGGCCCGCGTGACCATCTACGACGTGCTCGACCAGCCGGGCGTGGCGGCCTCCATTTTCGGCCCCATCGCCGAGAAGGGCATTCTCGTGGACATGATCATTCAGAATACCAGCCGGGACGGGCACACGGACATGACCTTCACGGTCTCGCGCAAGGATCTGGAGAAGATTCTCCCCCTGCTGGACGCCATCGAGAAGGACATCGGCGCCAAGGACATCCAGTACGACACCGGCGTCTGCAAGGTCTCGGTCATCGGCGTAGGCATGCGCAACCACTCGGGCGTGGCCGCGCGCGCCTTCAAGGCCCTGTCCCGCGAAGGCATCAACCTGCTCATGCTCTCCACCTCGGAGATCAAGATCACCATGCTCATCGAGGACAAGTACGCCGAGCTGGCCGTGCGCACGCTGCACGAGGAGTTCGAACTGGACAAGCACCCTGGCGAACGAAAGGTCGGAGAGGTATGA
- a CDS encoding CBS domain-containing protein, protein MRTALDIMSTDIISVTPDTDIPAAARLLIEKNINGVPVVEDGKLVGILTQSDLITQQKTLKLPSVFTFLDGFVPLGSLDKMEREMRKITAMSVRDAMTPDPVTVSTDTPLEKVAAIMVDERLHTLPVVEGKRLVGVIGKSDVLRTLMGGKE, encoded by the coding sequence ATGCGCACGGCCCTAGACATCATGAGCACCGACATCATCTCCGTCACTCCGGACACCGATATCCCCGCGGCCGCGCGCCTGCTGATCGAGAAGAACATCAACGGCGTGCCCGTGGTCGAAGACGGAAAGCTCGTGGGCATCCTGACGCAATCCGACCTGATCACGCAGCAGAAGACCCTGAAGCTTCCGAGCGTCTTCACCTTCCTCGACGGCTTCGTGCCCCTGGGCAGCCTGGACAAGATGGAACGCGAAATGAGGAAGATCACGGCCATGAGCGTGCGAGACGCCATGACGCCCGATCCGGTGACCGTCAGCACGGACACCCCGCTGGAGAAGGTCGCGGCGATCATGGTCGACGAGCGGCTGCACACCCTGCCCGTAGTCGAGGGCAAGAGGCTCGTGGGCGTGATCGGCAAGTCCGACGTCCTGCGCACGCTCATGGGCGGCAAGGAGTAG
- a CDS encoding MBL fold metallo-hydrolase — protein sequence MTTVSLHVLSDNRALPGFFSEWGFALALEARGETWLWDAGAGPAFLDNAKRLGVHPESARGLALSHGHFDHGGGLEALCAAGFDGPVHAHPECLRERWALRPGEEPESIGISGKSAVRLARRLAPVHGNQELTPWLEMLTDIERLPGNPQSVQNFFLDARGREPDDVPDDALLLLRTAAGPVAVLGCCHSGLANSLSRLRRAGVGRLYALVGGMHLYQAAPDAVDAAVSALAELGVERILPGHCTGDAATGILSRAFPGRVEPLAAGMSVRFGAPL from the coding sequence ATGACCACGGTCAGCCTGCACGTCCTCTCGGACAACCGCGCCCTGCCCGGCTTCTTCTCCGAATGGGGCTTCGCCCTGGCCCTGGAAGCGCGCGGCGAGACGTGGCTGTGGGACGCGGGCGCCGGCCCGGCCTTCCTGGACAACGCCAAGCGCCTGGGCGTGCACCCCGAGTCCGCGCGCGGCCTGGCCCTGAGCCACGGCCACTTCGACCACGGAGGCGGACTCGAGGCCCTGTGCGCGGCCGGGTTCGACGGTCCCGTCCACGCCCATCCGGAGTGCCTGCGCGAGCGCTGGGCTCTCCGCCCCGGCGAGGAGCCGGAATCCATCGGCATCTCGGGCAAGAGCGCCGTGCGCCTCGCGCGCAGGCTCGCGCCGGTGCACGGCAACCAGGAACTCACGCCCTGGCTCGAGATGCTCACGGACATCGAGCGGCTGCCCGGCAATCCCCAGTCGGTGCAGAATTTCTTCCTCGACGCGCGGGGCCGTGAGCCGGACGACGTGCCGGACGACGCCCTGCTGCTCCTGCGCACGGCCGCAGGCCCCGTGGCCGTGCTCGGCTGCTGCCACTCCGGCCTCGCCAACTCGCTCTCCCGACTTCGGCGGGCGGGCGTGGGCAGGCTGTATGCCCTCGTCGGCGGCATGCACCTCTACCAGGCGGCGCCGGACGCGGTGGACGCGGCCGTTTCCGCCCTGGCGGAGCTCGGCGTGGAGCGCATCCTGCCCGGCCATTGCACGGGCGATGCCGCCACGGGCATCCTTTCCCGGGCCTTTCCCGGCCGGGTCGAGCCTCTGGCCGCGGGCATGAGCGTGCGCTTCGGCGCGCCGCTCTAG
- a CDS encoding PxxKW family cysteine-rich protein, whose amino-acid sequence MANGNAANALQGAEKTEQGLCFKGLIMEPIIDKCEGCDRAVAVDDTKYCPSYAKPARKWAHGVCNFATHVKAEKTKTGEIKINPLKASKRAARGR is encoded by the coding sequence ATGGCCAACGGAAATGCCGCCAACGCCCTGCAGGGCGCTGAGAAGACCGAACAGGGTCTGTGCTTCAAGGGTCTCATCATGGAGCCCATCATCGACAAGTGTGAAGGCTGCGACCGCGCCGTCGCCGTCGACGACACCAAGTACTGCCCGAGCTACGCCAAGCCCGCCCGCAAGTGGGCGCACGGGGTGTGCAACTTCGCCACCCACGTCAAGGCTGAGAAGACCAAGACCGGCGAGATCAAGATCAACCCGCTCAAGGCTTCCAAGCGCGCCGCTCGCGGCCGCTAG
- the tsaE gene encoding tRNA (adenosine(37)-N6)-threonylcarbamoyltransferase complex ATPase subunit type 1 TsaE, whose translation MKRLAVRLSGTAATEALGAALAACLSPRPGFALLLDGPLGAGKTTLVRGLASVLPGGDEAEVASPSFNICNIYPTVPEVAHFDLYRLEGMSPGEEFHDALEHPETLVIVEWSQYLDGPDRPEDALSCELHAEGKGREAVLSAEGPRASACLEKLERVLLERNIPHTSHEEAE comes from the coding sequence GTGAAGCGCCTCGCCGTCCGCCTTTCGGGAACGGCAGCCACGGAAGCCCTGGGCGCGGCCCTGGCCGCGTGCCTTTCTCCGCGCCCCGGGTTCGCCCTGCTCCTCGACGGCCCCTTGGGGGCCGGCAAGACCACGCTCGTGCGCGGCCTGGCCTCCGTCCTGCCCGGCGGCGACGAGGCCGAAGTGGCCAGCCCCTCCTTCAACATCTGCAACATCTATCCGACCGTTCCCGAGGTGGCCCACTTCGACCTCTATCGCCTGGAGGGCATGTCTCCGGGCGAGGAGTTCCATGACGCCCTGGAGCACCCCGAAACGCTTGTAATTGTCGAGTGGTCACAGTATCTAGACGGACCCGACAGGCCCGAGGACGCGCTTTCGTGCGAGCTGCACGCCGAGGGGAAAGGCCGCGAGGCCGTCCTCTCCGCCGAAGGCCCCAGGGCCTCGGCCTGCCTGGAGAAACTGGAACGAGTCCTGCTGGAACGCAATATTCCCCATACGTCCCACGAGGAAGCAGAATGA
- a CDS encoding TrkA family potassium uptake protein, producing the protein MRKTSVGVIGLGKFGLSFAQTLVDLGQEVVGLDAVPDNVRRAQDVLTQVYQGDAMDKKVLEQLGFSDLGVVMVSVGQSIEASAMICLYLKEMGAAQVWVKAVSRDHEKLLNRIGVDHVILPEYFAASQLAHSLATPGLIAYLPFDEGMALREVNIERWSGKTLRDLNLTNTYGVQVIAIRNVGDARFVYVPRADIPLKKGDTLVVLGRTEDLERLKP; encoded by the coding sequence ATGCGCAAGACCAGCGTGGGCGTCATCGGCCTCGGCAAGTTCGGGCTCTCCTTTGCCCAGACCCTCGTGGACCTCGGGCAGGAGGTCGTCGGCCTGGATGCCGTGCCGGACAACGTGCGGCGCGCGCAGGACGTGCTGACCCAGGTCTACCAGGGCGATGCCATGGACAAGAAGGTCCTGGAGCAACTCGGCTTTTCGGACCTGGGCGTGGTCATGGTCAGCGTGGGCCAGTCCATCGAGGCCAGCGCCATGATCTGCCTGTACCTTAAGGAGATGGGCGCGGCGCAGGTCTGGGTCAAGGCCGTGAGCCGCGACCACGAGAAGCTTCTGAACCGCATCGGCGTGGATCACGTCATCCTGCCGGAATATTTCGCCGCCTCGCAGCTGGCCCATTCCCTGGCCACGCCGGGGCTCATCGCCTACCTGCCCTTCGACGAGGGCATGGCCCTGCGCGAGGTCAACATCGAGCGCTGGTCCGGAAAGACCCTGCGCGACCTCAACCTGACCAACACCTACGGCGTGCAGGTCATCGCCATCCGCAACGTGGGCGACGCGCGCTTCGTCTACGTGCCGCGCGCCGACATCCCGTTGAAGAAGGGCGACACGCTGGTGGTCCTCGGCCGGACCGAGGACCTGGAACGCCTGAAGCCGTAG
- the cimA gene encoding citramalate synthase yields the protein MSRIQVYDTTLRDGTQAEEINLTLDDKVLIAKKLDELGVDYIEGGWPGSNPTDKQFFREIGSFTFAHAAIAAFGSTHAAKNTAENDPNLKALVESKAQVATIVGKTWDLHVKEALRIPLERNLELIRDSVRFLKPYFQEVFYDAEHFFDALKAGPDYAISCLRAAHEAGADVLVLCDTNGGILPHDLGPAFEMVRKTLPEARLSFHGHNDSGMAVANTVEAVRLGAVQVQGTMNGYGERCGNADLCAVIPNLELKLGHQCLPEGNLEHLTQISHYISEVVNLRPFLRQPFVGRSAFAHKGGIHVSAVLRNSRTYEHVPPESVGNVQRVILSDLAGRSNILAMAQRYYKDLDKNDPCVETLLAEIKEREALGYEYSVAEASFILLFFRTMGWSKHYFELVNFRVLDGKRGGEDPISEATVQVKVQGRNVHTAADGRGPVNALDNALRKALCTAYPHLNEMKLVDFKVRVLSGYARETGGTASNVRVLIESADKTEKWTTVGLSHNIIVASWFALADSITYKLFKDDPQKWPHKASL from the coding sequence ATGAGCAGGATACAGGTCTACGACACCACGCTGCGGGACGGCACCCAGGCCGAAGAGATCAACCTCACCCTCGACGACAAGGTCCTGATCGCCAAGAAGCTCGACGAGCTCGGCGTGGACTACATCGAGGGCGGCTGGCCGGGATCGAACCCCACCGACAAGCAGTTCTTCCGGGAGATCGGAAGCTTCACCTTCGCACACGCCGCCATCGCGGCCTTCGGCAGCACGCACGCGGCCAAGAACACCGCGGAGAACGATCCCAACCTCAAGGCCCTCGTGGAGAGCAAGGCCCAGGTCGCGACCATCGTGGGCAAGACCTGGGACCTGCACGTCAAGGAGGCCCTGCGCATCCCGCTCGAGCGCAACCTCGAGCTCATCCGCGACTCCGTCCGCTTCTTGAAGCCCTACTTCCAGGAAGTCTTCTACGACGCCGAGCACTTCTTCGACGCGCTGAAAGCCGGTCCCGACTACGCCATCTCCTGCCTGCGCGCCGCGCACGAGGCGGGCGCCGACGTGCTGGTGCTCTGCGACACCAACGGCGGCATTCTGCCCCACGACCTCGGCCCGGCCTTCGAGATGGTGCGGAAGACACTGCCCGAGGCGAGGCTCAGCTTCCACGGCCACAACGACTCCGGCATGGCCGTGGCCAACACCGTGGAGGCCGTGCGCCTGGGCGCGGTGCAGGTGCAGGGCACGATGAACGGCTACGGCGAGCGTTGCGGCAACGCGGACCTGTGCGCCGTCATCCCCAACCTGGAGCTGAAGCTCGGCCATCAGTGCCTGCCCGAGGGCAACCTCGAGCATCTGACGCAGATCTCCCACTACATCTCCGAGGTGGTGAACCTCCGCCCCTTCCTGCGCCAGCCCTTCGTGGGCCGCTCGGCCTTCGCGCACAAGGGCGGCATCCACGTCTCGGCCGTGCTGCGCAACTCGCGCACCTACGAGCACGTGCCGCCCGAGTCCGTGGGCAACGTGCAGCGGGTGATCCTCTCTGACCTGGCCGGACGCTCCAACATCCTGGCCATGGCCCAGCGCTACTACAAGGATCTGGACAAGAACGACCCCTGCGTGGAAACGCTCCTGGCCGAGATCAAGGAGCGCGAGGCCCTGGGCTACGAGTACTCCGTGGCCGAGGCCTCCTTCATCCTGCTCTTCTTTCGGACCATGGGCTGGTCCAAGCACTACTTCGAGCTGGTCAACTTCCGCGTCCTGGACGGCAAGCGCGGCGGCGAGGACCCCATCTCCGAAGCCACGGTGCAGGTCAAGGTGCAGGGCCGCAACGTGCACACCGCGGCGGACGGCCGCGGCCCGGTCAACGCCCTGGACAACGCCCTGCGCAAGGCCCTGTGCACGGCCTACCCGCACCTGAACGAGATGAAGCTCGTGGACTTCAAGGTCCGCGTGCTCTCCGGCTACGCGCGCGAGACCGGAGGCACGGCCTCCAACGTGCGCGTGCTCATCGAGAGCGCGGACAAGACCGAGAAGTGGACCACCGTGGGGCTGTCGCACAACATCATCGTGGCCAGCTGGTTCGCGCTGGCGGACTCCATCACCTACAAGCTCTTCAAGGACGACCCGCAAAAGTGGCCGCACAAGGCCAGCCTGTGA
- a CDS encoding amidohydrolase family protein: MDIPCELLVLADMIVTQDDERRVIENGAVAIHGDTITAVGRRDEIEPTACAERVLDLSGCLLMPGLVNAHCHAAMTLFRGFSEDRSFMDWLANVRTLEKRLTPHLVHVGALLSCAEMLAAGTTCFADMYLLSHEVARAAEIAGMRAVVAEGLLTPPTRTYESLEDAFALMEGLHARYDGHPLIHTAVMPHALYTADAEALRASRDLAEALDVPWMIHAAESAFETDFCLKNHGLRPIPYLDSLDLLTPRAMLVHCAQADEADVELLARRGAGVVHCPESNMKLGNGFAPVPRMLEAGITVALGTDGAASNNDLSLFREMGSAARTQKGNALDPAVLPAQTVLDMATRGGAACLRLPGVGRVEPGSLADLTALDLSSPNLMPLHDPVSLAVYAATGGEVRMTMVGGRVLYLAGQHLTLDMAELAEEAREAVEWAKSAQTC; this comes from the coding sequence ATGGACATCCCCTGTGAACTGCTCGTGCTGGCGGACATGATCGTGACCCAGGACGACGAACGCCGCGTGATCGAGAACGGCGCGGTGGCCATCCACGGAGACACGATCACGGCCGTGGGACGCCGCGACGAGATAGAGCCCACGGCCTGCGCCGAGCGCGTCCTGGACCTCTCCGGATGCCTGCTCATGCCCGGGCTCGTGAACGCCCATTGCCACGCAGCCATGACCCTCTTCCGCGGCTTTTCCGAGGACAGGAGCTTCATGGACTGGCTCGCGAACGTCCGCACCCTCGAGAAGAGGCTGACGCCGCATCTGGTCCACGTGGGCGCCCTGCTCTCCTGCGCCGAGATGCTGGCCGCGGGCACGACCTGCTTCGCGGACATGTACCTTCTTTCGCATGAGGTGGCGCGGGCCGCGGAGATAGCGGGCATGCGCGCGGTGGTGGCCGAGGGGCTGCTCACGCCGCCGACCAGGACCTACGAGAGCCTCGAGGACGCCTTCGCGCTCATGGAAGGGCTGCACGCCCGCTACGACGGCCACCCGCTCATCCACACCGCCGTCATGCCCCATGCGCTCTACACCGCCGACGCCGAGGCGCTGCGCGCGAGCCGCGACCTGGCCGAGGCGCTCGACGTGCCCTGGATGATCCACGCCGCGGAATCCGCCTTCGAGACTGATTTCTGCCTGAAGAACCACGGGCTTCGACCCATCCCCTATCTCGATTCCCTGGATCTGCTCACGCCTCGGGCCATGCTCGTGCACTGCGCGCAGGCCGACGAAGCCGACGTGGAGCTGCTCGCCAGGCGCGGCGCCGGGGTCGTGCACTGCCCGGAGAGCAACATGAAGCTCGGCAACGGCTTCGCGCCCGTGCCGCGGATGCTCGAGGCGGGCATCACGGTGGCCCTGGGCACGGACGGCGCGGCCAGCAACAACGACCTCTCCCTGTTCCGGGAAATGGGCTCGGCCGCGCGCACCCAGAAGGGAAACGCCCTAGACCCGGCGGTGCTTCCGGCCCAGACCGTGCTGGACATGGCCACGCGAGGCGGAGCCGCATGCCTGCGCCTGCCCGGAGTCGGGCGCGTGGAGCCCGGCTCCCTGGCCGACCTGACCGCGCTCGATCTTTCGAGTCCGAACCTCATGCCGCTGCACGACCCCGTCTCCCTGGCGGTCTACGCCGCCACCGGCGGGGAGGTGCGCATGACCATGGTCGGCGGACGCGTGCTCTACCTGGCCGGACAGCACCTGACCCTGGACATGGCGGAGCTGGCCGAGGAGGCGCGGGAGGCCGTGGAGTGGGCCAAATCCGCGCAAACCTGCTGA
- a CDS encoding carboxylesterase: protein MDAATKPGCLLLHGFTGTPFEMQPLAEALADRGFSVETPLLPGHGTRVEELDRLGWSDWRDAALGAFDVLGARTPPVFVAGLSMGGALALEIARQREPAGIACLATPLRLYRFLPFIAKDPLLPLVPLFRHLRPLWPVAEKRAESREIAPWVGYEGVVPLNATHELMRGLRRVRRGLAEVTAPLLVVHSPGDATANVRDAFEIRRRTGSRIKRLELLPIAERVTSRHLLTTHRETRKRVSELVCGFFEDLLSRDGRHPLW from the coding sequence ATGGACGCCGCCACAAAGCCCGGATGTCTGCTCCTGCACGGTTTCACCGGCACGCCCTTCGAGATGCAGCCCCTGGCCGAGGCCCTCGCGGACAGGGGATTTTCCGTCGAGACCCCGCTCCTGCCCGGCCACGGTACGCGCGTCGAGGAGCTGGACCGTCTGGGATGGAGCGACTGGCGCGACGCGGCGCTCGGCGCCTTCGACGTGCTGGGCGCCCGGACCCCGCCGGTCTTCGTGGCAGGCCTGTCCATGGGCGGGGCGCTGGCCCTCGAGATCGCGCGGCAGCGCGAACCGGCCGGAATCGCCTGCCTTGCCACGCCGCTGCGGCTCTACCGCTTCCTGCCTTTCATCGCCAAGGACCCGCTCCTGCCTCTGGTGCCCCTGTTCAGGCACCTGCGCCCCCTGTGGCCCGTGGCCGAAAAAAGGGCGGAGTCGCGGGAGATCGCGCCGTGGGTCGGCTACGAGGGAGTCGTGCCCCTGAACGCCACGCACGAGCTGATGCGCGGGCTTCGCCGGGTGCGCCGGGGGCTTGCCGAGGTCACGGCGCCGCTGCTCGTCGTGCACAGCCCGGGCGACGCCACGGCCAACGTGCGCGACGCCTTCGAGATCAGGCGGCGGACCGGCTCGCGCATCAAGCGCCTGGAGCTTCTGCCCATCGCCGAGCGCGTCACCAGCCGGCATCTGCTGACCACGCACCGCGAGACCCGTAAGCGTGTGTCGGAATTGGTCTGCGGCTTTTTCGAGGATCTCCTTTCGCGTGACGGGCGGCATCCTCTCTGGTAG
- a CDS encoding PilZ domain-containing protein, whose translation MAEEKRTRTRVNLMFGAVVTCNGRDVPVRLNNLSLRGVSCNPDPRLAVGEDCFVRIVLSGSVTVRVSGRIVRASAEETAVEFLEMDPESFGHLRNLVRMHAEDPDQIDDEIVSKPAFGA comes from the coding sequence ATGGCCGAAGAGAAGCGCACACGGACGAGAGTCAACCTGATGTTCGGGGCGGTTGTCACCTGCAACGGCCGGGACGTGCCCGTGCGGCTCAACAACCTGAGCCTCAGGGGCGTGTCCTGCAACCCCGACCCGCGCCTTGCCGTGGGCGAGGACTGTTTCGTGCGCATCGTCCTCTCGGGCAGCGTGACGGTGCGCGTCTCCGGCCGCATCGTGCGCGCGTCAGCCGAGGAGACGGCCGTGGAGTTCCTGGAGATGGACCCGGAAAGCTTCGGCCACCTCCGCAACCTCGTGCGCATGCACGCGGAAGACCCCGACCAGATCGACGACGAGATCGTCAGCAAGCCCGCCTTCGGCGCCTGA